A window of the bacterium genome harbors these coding sequences:
- a CDS encoding 3-isopropylmalate dehydratase small subunit, translating to MPTRQISGFSHKFGDHINTDYIISGRYKFSTLDMNELAKHIMEDLDKHFYEKIKPGDMIVAGENFGCGSSREQATLAIKHAQISAVLAKSFARIFYRNAINGGLVVIECDTDKIEDGDQLAIDLEKGMINNLTKNIEVKSQPLPLAMIKILSEGGLVAYFKKYKTFEVK from the coding sequence ATGCCTACTCGACAAATAAGTGGTTTTAGCCATAAGTTTGGTGATCATATTAATACTGACTATATTATTTCAGGGAGATATAAGTTTTCTACCTTAGATATGAATGAATTAGCTAAGCATATTATGGAAGATTTAGACAAGCACTTTTATGAAAAGATAAAGCCAGGGGACATGATAGTGGCTGGAGAAAATTTTGGTTGCGGTTCTTCCAGAGAACAAGCTACTTTAGCCATTAAACATGCTCAGATTTCAGCAGTCTTAGCGAAGTCATTTGCCCGGATTTTTTATCGAAATGCCATTAATGGAGGATTGGTGGTGATAGAATGCGATACAGATAAAATTGAAGATGGTGACCAATTAGCTATTGACTTAGAAAAAGGAATGATTAATAATCTTACCAAAAACATAGAAGTAAAAAGCCAACCACTCCCTTTAGCGATGATCAAGATACTATCTGAGGGGGGATTAGTGGCTTATTTTAAGAAGTATAAAACCTTTGAAGTAAAGTAG